GGGAGAAACCACTACCGCAGAGGACGCCAAGGACGCAGAGGAGTTGGAGGAAGGTCTTCAACGCTACTTCTTTCCTCTGTGCCTCTGGGTCTCTGGGGTGGAATCTTGATTTGTGCGCTGGCGCACGACTTCGTACATCACGATGCCGGCGGCGACGGAGACGTTGAGCGAGCTGACGGAGCCGGCCATGGGCAGGCGCACCAGGAAGTCGCAGTGCTTGCGGACGTGCTCGTGCAGTCCCTTGCCCTCGGCGCCGAAGACGAGCGCGCAGTGCATCTTGTAATCGACCTGGTCGTAGGTCTGGTCGCCGCGCTCGTCGAGCCCCACGATCCAGATGTTCTGGTCTTTCATGTCCTCGAGCGTGCGCGAGATGTTGGTGACCTTGGCGATGGGGACGTGCTCGCTCGCGCCGGCGGAGGACTTTGCGACTGTGCCGGTCACGTGCGCGGCGCGGCGCTCGGGCACGATCACGCCGTCGGCGCCGGCGCCGTCGGCGGCGCGCAGCACCGCGCCCAGGTTGTGCGGGTCTTCCACCCCGTCGAGCACGACGAGGAAGCTCCACTCGCCCTTTCGGTTCTCGATCAGGTCGTCGGCTTGCGAGTACTGCTTGGAAGTCGTGACCGCGACCACGCCCTGGTGGTTCGCGGTGCGGGCCAGGCGGTCGAGCGCCTCGCGCGGCACGAAGCGCACCGGGATGCCGGAGGCGCGGCAGTCGTCGATGATGCGCTGCATCTTGGGGTCGCTGCGCTCCTTGGCGATCTCGACGTGGTCGAAGTTGCGGGCGCGCGCCTTCAGCGCCTCGGCGACGGAATGGAT
The window above is part of the Terriglobales bacterium genome. Proteins encoded here:
- the rlmB gene encoding 23S rRNA (guanosine(2251)-2'-O)-methyltransferase RlmB; its protein translation is MDVIYGIHSVAEALKARARNFDHVEIAKERSDPKMQRIIDDCRASGIPVRFVPREALDRLARTANHQGVVAVTTSKQYSQADDLIENRKGEWSFLVVLDGVEDPHNLGAVLRAADGAGADGVIVPERRAAHVTGTVAKSSAGASEHVPIAKVTNISRTLEDMKDQNIWIVGLDERGDQTYDQVDYKMHCALVFGAEGKGLHEHVRKHCDFLVRLPMAGSVSSLNVSVAAGIVMYEVVRQRTNQDSTPETQRHRGKK